The Anabaena sp. PCC 7108 region GACCAATAATGAACAATATATATTAATTTTTGCTGCCTTGTTAGATTACTTAGTTGGTGATCCTTGGGGTTGGCCTCATCCAGTACGAGTGATGGGGTGGGTGATTTCTCACTTGAGTAAATTTTTACTGCAACAGTGTCAGAGTTCTCTAACACAGCGTCTAGCCGGAATTGGACTCGGACTGATCCTCATCATCGGCAGCGGTTTAACAGGCTGGTTGATAATTCTAATTGCTAAATGGCTAAATCCATTGTTAGGAATTGCCCTACAAAGCATTCTCCTAGCCAGTTGTTTTGCTCTTCATAGTTTGCGTAAAGCTGCTATGGATGTTCTTCAACCTTTAACAATAGAAAATTTAGGCGAAGCACGACAGATTTTAAGTAATTACGTGGGTAGGGATACAGAAAATCTTTCAGAAACAGAAATTTTGCGAGCAGTTCTAGAAACGGTAACAGAAAATGCTACCGATGGAGTCATGGCTCCCCTATTTTATGCAATTGTTGGAGCATTTATACCATTTGTTGGAGTAGTACCTTTAGCTCTGGCATATAAAGCTAGTAGTACTCTAGATTCAATGGTGGGTTATCGGGAAGCACCTTATACTAATATTGGTTGGTTCAGTGCGCGGTTAGAAGATTGTTTAACTTGGCTTCCCTGTCGGTTGACTGTGATAACTTTGGCGCTGTTATCAGCTAAACCCTCAGATATCTGGCGAATCTGTCGCCGGGACGCGATTAAAGACCCCAGTCCCAATTCTGGCTGGAGTGAGTGTGCCTATGCTGCGGTTTTAGGTGTACAAATGGGAGGGACAAATTGGTATCGTGGAGTGGCTAAAGATAAACCACTGTTAGGAGATGCTATTTATTCCATCACTCCAGATTCCATTCACAAAGCTTTACAACTGACTCGATTTTGTTTTTTGTTGTGGTTGGGGGTAGCAATATTTTTAATTCGTAATTCGTAATTCGTAATTCGTAATTCGTAATTCGTAATTCGTAATTCGTAATTCGTAATTCGTAATTCGTAATTCGTAATTCGTAATTCGTAATTCGTAATTCGTAAATTCCTTCCCCTCTCCCCCTCTCCGCGTCCCCAATCCCCAATCCCCAATCCCCGCGTCCCCAATCCCCAGTATTTATGTCTATGAAAGTAGTTGAAATTCTCTCATCGGAAGAACTGCGACGAACCTTAACCAGGCTTGCTTCTCAGATTGTAGAAAGAACACGTGATTTGTCGCAATTGGTACTTTTGGGTATTTATACTAGAGGTGTGCCATTAGCAAATTTATTAGCACGTCAAATAGAGACTCTGGAAGATGTCAGCGTGTCCGTTGGAGCATTAGATATTACATTCTACCGTGATGACCTCGATCAAATAGGATTAAGAACTCCAGCCAAAACCGATATTCCTTTTGATCTGACAGGAAAAACAGTTGTACTTGTAGATGATGTTATTTTTAAAGGCAGGACAATTCGTGCTGCGTTAAATGCAGTCAACGAGTATGGTAGACCGGAAGTAATTCGTTTAGCGGTGTTAGTAGACAGAGGTCATCGAGAGTTACCAATTCATCCAGATTTCGTTGGCAAAAAATTACCTACTGCTAAAGAAGAGATTGTCAAAGTTTACCTACAAGATAACGATGGACGCGATGCAGTGGAGTTGATTGCTAATTAAAATAATTCGTAATTCTTGGCAAATAAATTATCTAGCTAGTTAGATGAAAGAAGAGAGTAATTTCATTCCTGTTCAAAAATGTCTAAATAATTAATGATTGAGAACTGTACTGATACTTTGTAATAATTGGTTTGCTGTGTAAGGTTTGGATAAAAAATCTTTAACACCTAGACCATAGGCTGCATTTACCTTATCTGTAGTCCCTAATCCGCTGATAGCAATAACTTTAACGTTGGGATTAATTTTTTGCATGGTACGAATGCTAGTTAGTCCGTCCATACGTGGCATTCCCATATCAGTTAAAACTAGAGATATTTCATCACGATGTTCTACGTATAAGGCTATTGCTTCAATACCATCACGGGCTGTAATTACTCTATAATTATAGTTTTCTAATGATATTTTTGTAATATCACAAATGGCAGCTTCATCATCTACAACTAATATGAGTTCTTGATTACCTTGAGGCCAAGATATTTCTGTTGTTTCTAGAATTTCTGGTGTGTCTTTTGCTGGTAAATAAACTTTAAATTGACTGCCTTTTTTTTCTTCACTATAGACATTGATAAAACCATGATGATTTTTAAGAATTCCCAATACAGTAGATAGACCTAAACCAGTTCCTTTGCCAAGTTCTTTAGTAGTAAAAAATGGTTCAAATATCCGATCTAATATTACTGGTGGAATACCAATTCCATTATCAGTTATTGTAATGATGATGTAAGGTCCAACTTGAGCATCAATATGCATCTGGGCGTAATTTTCATCAACTAAAAGATTTTCGGCAGTAATTTTTAAAGTACCACCATTAGGCATAGCATCACGAGCATTAACACATAAATTCATTAAGACTTGATGTAGTTGAGTAGTATCACCAGATACAGTCCAAAGATTTTGGGGAATTTCAGTGATAACTTCAATAGATTTAGGAAAAGTTTCTTTAATAATTTGCTGAATTTCTATCAACAAATGTTTTAATTGTAAAAGTGAATGCTTTACTAAAGAGCTACTATTATCACTATCTAGCCCACGAGTAAAAGATAATACTTGCTTAACTAAGTTTGCCCCTCGTTTAGCATTGGCAGTCAATATTGGAATTAGTCGTTGAGAACGTTCTTCTTTGACTTGAGTTTCTAAAAGTTGAGCAGTCATTAAAATTGGGGTGAGGACATTATTTAAATCGTGGGCAATACCACTAGCCAATGTGCCAATACTTTCTAAACGCTGGGTGCGTAAAAGTTGAGATTCTAGTAGCTTTTTTTGAGTAATATTAGTGTTTACAACTAAAATAGATGGTGCTTGATAACCCAATTGAGGTACTAATGTCCAACGACTTTCAACAATGATTTCTTGATCATCTTTGGTAACTTGATACAGTTCACCCTCCCAGCAGCCATTTTTCATGAGAATTTGGAGTGCTGCTGACAATTTAGATAAGTCTTTTTCCTGCCAGAGGTTTTGTGTCTTTTTTGTCAGGGCTTCTTCGGCTTTCCAACCGTATAAATATTCGGCAGCTTTGTTCCAATATGAAATTTGATTATCTAAATCATGGACAAAAATGGCATCAGTAGCGACATCAAGTAAAGCAGCTTGCTGACGGATTTTTGCTTCTGTTTGTTTGCGTTCAATAGCGTAGCGAATCGAACGTTCTAATAAAGGTGCTGTTAGTTGACTTTTCTCCAGATAATCAACTGCGCCTACTTTCATCGCTTCTATATCTATTTCCCGATCACCCTGGCCAGTCAGTAAAATAAAGGGACAAGTGTAACCATTGTTCATGGCTTCTTGCAACAGTTCCAATCCATTATGCTGCCCTAAGCGGTAGTCTACCAGATAGATATCATGTTGGTGTTGAGCGATCGCATCCCTAGCTGTTTCATAATTCTTCACCCATTCCAACTCACAGCCAGCCACCTGAAATTCTCTCAACCACTCACGAATTAAAATATAATCATCTTCATCATCATCTATTAACAAAACTTTGATGGGGCTGTTATTCATAATTTCCTCGCACTGCTTATCAGGGCAGTTCTACAATTTCAAACCAGTATTTTCCTAAAGTTTTTATTGCTGCAATTAAAGATGTAAAAATTCTTGGTTTAATAATGAACGAATTTGTACTAGTCTCCTTTGTACTAATGATAGTTAATCATTCATTTCCTAAATATAGTTATTTACATTTGTACAATTAACTCTAAATTAGAGTCTAATAGTAATCCCTCTCTAGGCAGAAAAATCAGAGATGCTAAGAAATTGGCAACGTCACAATAAATTTGGCTCCTTGCCCTGGAGTATTTTGTGCTTTAATACTACCATGATGTCGTTCAGTAATTTTCCGACAGATAGCTAAACCGATGCCAGTGCCTTCATATTCAGTGAGACTATGCAGACGTTGAAAAACATGAAAAATCCGGTCAAGATATGCTTCGGGCAGACCAATACCATTATCTTCAACAATGATTTGAAAATATCTAATCTTGTGTTCAAAATCATCTAAATCATTGTTTAATAATTGACTAAATATTCTAACCACAGGAGGTTGATTTTGACGATGAAATTTCAGGGCATTACCAATAAGATTTTGCAATAATTGCCGCATCTGTAAAGGATCAGCTTGAATAATGGGTAAGTATCCTATTTCCACTCGTCCACCAGTTTGCTGAATACGTACTTCTAAATCAGATAGTACTTCTTGAGCGATTTCTGATAAATTCACCGATACAAAAGGTTTTGCCTTAGTAGTTACCCGTGAAAGTGTCAATAAGTCATCAATCAAAGTTTGCATTCTCAGGGCAGCTTTTTGCATACGTTCCAGATAATCATATCCCTGAGTACTTAATGAGTCTCTACAGGTAACTTTCAAGAGATCACCAAATGTTCTAATTTTTCGTAGTGGTTCTTGTAAATCATGGGAGGCAATAAAAGCAAATTGCTGTAATTCTTCATTAGAACGGATAAGTTCTTGCCGTTGATGAGTTTCTTGTTCTAAGATCAGACTCTGTGCTAAAGCAATACCAATTTGATCGGCAAGTTGTCGCAAAAGTTCAATTTCCCAGTCAGTCCATTCACGAGTATGCAAACACTGGTGGGCAACCAGCAACCCCCAAAGTTGATTTTTTTGGAAAATTGGCACTACAAGATTCGCTTTAACAGCAAATTGTTGGAGAAATTCAACGTGGCAAAGTTGAATCTGTGCCGTTTCGATGTTACTAATTGCACTAATTTGCCCTTGGCAATATTTTTGGTAAACGTAATCTTCTGCAAAACAAGAGTCAGTAATTGTTTGTCCCATGACAACTGGTAAACCAGGAATTACAGCTTCTTTCACAGCTAAAAAAGAACGATTACTATGCAGTTTTAAGATTAATACTCGATCTGCTTGCAGTAACTTTTGTACTTCGGTAACACTAGTTTCCAGAATTTCGTCAATTTGTAAAGACTGACGAATTTTTAAGGTGATATTAGCGAATAATTGTGTTAATGTTGCTTGCTGTAAACAGCGCAGATTTTGCTGTTGTAATTCTGCTTCATCTTGTTTACGCTTGCTAATATCCATATCTACCACACACATTTGCACTGGTACTCCAGATGAGTCTCGCCAAATTACACCTTTGCTAACTAGCCAGCAAATACTATCATCGGCTAAAACAATTCGATATTCAATTTCAAATTCTCTTCCATCTTTAATAGCCTGTTGATGAACGCGCTTTAAAAAATCACGATCTTGTGTATGAACACAGTTCAGAATCGCCTCATAGGTGTGATTACAACTGTCTTTCTCTAAACTAAAAATAGCTTCCAAATTAATCGCGCTAGTAATTTGGTGGTTGTGGATATCAAGAGTCCAGATGCTCATTTGAGCAGCATCCAACGCCATCTTGAGTTTTGCTTCCCACTGATGTTTTTGCTCAGTTTGTGCTGGTAATTCCTTAGTCATTATCGTTTTTTAATGACGTTGAGGTAATCTCTTGAATAGAAGCTTTTTCAGCTTCTAGGATAACCAATTCTCCATCACCAATCAGCATTTCTGCTGCTTTTAAGGACTGGTCTTCAGCGGTATATACTGCTGGTAAATATACTTGAAATTCTGTACCTTTATTTAGGCTACTTGATACCGTGATAAAACCCTCATGACCTTTAATAATACCTATTACTGTTGATAACCCTAATCCTGTACCTTTGCCAGCTTCTTTAGTCGTAAAAAAAGGTTCAAAGATTCTATCTAATATTTTACTAGAAATACCCAAGCCTGTGTCAATCACTTTGATGACAATGTAATAACTAACTTTTGCATCTAAATGCACTTTAGCAGAAGTCTCGTCAATCCAAAGATTCCCAGCCACTATTGTTAAACTACCGCCATTGGGCATAGCATCACGAGCGTTTAAACATAAATTAATCAATACTTGATATAATTGGGTAATGTCACCACAAACTGGTAATAAATTTGGCTGAATTTCCGTATGAACTGTAATTGATTTGGGAAATGTTTGTTCAACAATCTGTTCTATTTCTGAAATCAAATATTTAACTTGAATTACTGTCCGTTCACCTTCAATTCCTCTGGCAAAGGATAAAACTTGATTAACTAAATTAGCACCTCGGTTAGCATTATTCTCTATGATCGATATAATCTGTTGAACTTGCGGATCATAGTATTTAGTTTTTAGCAAATATGCAGACATTAA contains the following coding sequences:
- the pyrR gene encoding bifunctional pyr operon transcriptional regulator/uracil phosphoribosyltransferase PyrR, whose amino-acid sequence is MSMKVVEILSSEELRRTLTRLASQIVERTRDLSQLVLLGIYTRGVPLANLLARQIETLEDVSVSVGALDITFYRDDLDQIGLRTPAKTDIPFDLTGKTVVLVDDVIFKGRTIRAALNAVNEYGRPEVIRLAVLVDRGHRELPIHPDFVGKKLPTAKEEIVKVYLQDNDGRDAVELIAN
- a CDS encoding ATP-binding protein, with the protein product MTKELPAQTEQKHQWEAKLKMALDAAQMSIWTLDIHNHQITSAINLEAIFSLEKDSCNHTYEAILNCVHTQDRDFLKRVHQQAIKDGREFEIEYRIVLADDSICWLVSKGVIWRDSSGVPVQMCVVDMDISKRKQDEAELQQQNLRCLQQATLTQLFANITLKIRQSLQIDEILETSVTEVQKLLQADRVLILKLHSNRSFLAVKEAVIPGLPVVMGQTITDSCFAEDYVYQKYCQGQISAISNIETAQIQLCHVEFLQQFAVKANLVVPIFQKNQLWGLLVAHQCLHTREWTDWEIELLRQLADQIGIALAQSLILEQETHQRQELIRSNEELQQFAFIASHDLQEPLRKIRTFGDLLKVTCRDSLSTQGYDYLERMQKAALRMQTLIDDLLTLSRVTTKAKPFVSVNLSEIAQEVLSDLEVRIQQTGGRVEIGYLPIIQADPLQMRQLLQNLIGNALKFHRQNQPPVVRIFSQLLNNDLDDFEHKIRYFQIIVEDNGIGLPEAYLDRIFHVFQRLHSLTEYEGTGIGLAICRKITERHHGSIKAQNTPGQGAKFIVTLPIS
- the cbiB gene encoding adenosylcobinamide-phosphate synthase CbiB, with product MTNNEQYILIFAALLDYLVGDPWGWPHPVRVMGWVISHLSKFLLQQCQSSLTQRLAGIGLGLILIIGSGLTGWLIILIAKWLNPLLGIALQSILLASCFALHSLRKAAMDVLQPLTIENLGEARQILSNYVGRDTENLSETEILRAVLETVTENATDGVMAPLFYAIVGAFIPFVGVVPLALAYKASSTLDSMVGYREAPYTNIGWFSARLEDCLTWLPCRLTVITLALLSAKPSDIWRICRRDAIKDPSPNSGWSECAYAAVLGVQMGGTNWYRGVAKDKPLLGDAIYSITPDSIHKALQLTRFCFLLWLGVAIFLIRNS
- a CDS encoding response regulator, translating into MNNSPIKVLLIDDDEDDYILIREWLREFQVAGCELEWVKNYETARDAIAQHQHDIYLVDYRLGQHNGLELLQEAMNNGYTCPFILLTGQGDREIDIEAMKVGAVDYLEKSQLTAPLLERSIRYAIERKQTEAKIRQQAALLDVATDAIFVHDLDNQISYWNKAAEYLYGWKAEEALTKKTQNLWQEKDLSKLSAALQILMKNGCWEGELYQVTKDDQEIIVESRWTLVPQLGYQAPSILVVNTNITQKKLLESQLLRTQRLESIGTLASGIAHDLNNVLTPILMTAQLLETQVKEERSQRLIPILTANAKRGANLVKQVLSFTRGLDSDNSSSLVKHSLLQLKHLLIEIQQIIKETFPKSIEVITEIPQNLWTVSGDTTQLHQVLMNLCVNARDAMPNGGTLKITAENLLVDENYAQMHIDAQVGPYIIITITDNGIGIPPVILDRIFEPFFTTKELGKGTGLGLSTVLGILKNHHGFINVYSEEKKGSQFKVYLPAKDTPEILETTEISWPQGNQELILVVDDEAAICDITKISLENYNYRVITARDGIEAIALYVEHRDEISLVLTDMGMPRMDGLTSIRTMQKINPNVKVIAISGLGTTDKVNAAYGLGVKDFLSKPYTANQLLQSISTVLNH